One part of the Rothia sp. ZJ932 genome encodes these proteins:
- the nrdE gene encoding class 1b ribonucleoside-diphosphate reductase subunit alpha produces MDEKLLSHVVSTELGHEDLSTPEKFQGLGYHELNAMLNLYDENGQIQFDADRQAARQYFLQHVNNNTVFFHDLEEKIDFLIKNQYYEKEVFEQYSFDFVKSLSKQAYAKKFRFPTFLGAFKFYTSYALKTFDGQRYLERFEDRVVMVALLLAEGNETLAQELVEEIISGRFQPATPTFLNAGKKQRGELVSCFLLRFEDNMESIGRNINSALQLSKRGGGVAFALTNLRESGAPIKKIENQSSGVIPVMKLLEDSFSYANQLGARQGAGAVYLHAHHPDIYSFLDTKRENADEKIRIKTLSLGVVIPDITFELAKRNEDMYLFSPYDVERVYGVPFSDINVSEKYYEMVDDARIRKQKINAREFFQTLAEVQFESGYPYVMFEDTVNNANPIDGKIIMSNLCSEILQVSEPSKFNDDLSYETVGKDISCNLGSLNIALAMDGGDLAKTVGTSIRALTAVSDQSDIRTVPSIERGNKMSHAVGLGQMNLHGYLGREHIRYGSEEALDFTNMYFYTVTYHAIRASMEIAKERGETFVNFEKSDYASGKYFEKYIEGSWEFTTERARELFAGHFVPGVEDWKQLAADVAQYGMYNQNLQAVPPTGSISYINGSTSSIHPIASKIEIRKEGKLGRVYYPAPYLTNDNLEFYEDAYEIGYEKIIDTYAVATQHVDQGLSLTLFFRDTATTRDVNRAQIYAWRKGIKTIYYSRIRQMALEGTEVEGCVSCML; encoded by the coding sequence TTGGACGAAAAACTCCTTTCACACGTCGTTAGCACAGAGCTAGGGCACGAAGACCTCTCAACCCCCGAAAAGTTCCAGGGATTGGGATACCACGAGCTGAACGCTATGCTCAACCTCTACGACGAGAACGGTCAGATTCAGTTTGACGCTGACCGTCAGGCAGCTCGCCAGTACTTCTTGCAGCACGTTAACAACAACACCGTTTTCTTTCACGACCTGGAAGAAAAAATCGACTTTCTCATCAAGAACCAGTACTACGAGAAAGAAGTTTTCGAGCAGTACAGCTTTGACTTTGTGAAGTCATTGTCAAAGCAGGCGTACGCCAAGAAGTTTCGTTTTCCGACCTTTTTGGGCGCGTTCAAGTTCTACACCTCCTATGCGCTGAAGACCTTTGACGGTCAGCGTTACTTGGAGCGTTTCGAAGACCGAGTGGTCATGGTTGCTCTGCTGCTCGCTGAAGGCAACGAGACTCTGGCTCAGGAACTGGTTGAAGAAATTATCTCAGGACGCTTTCAGCCGGCTACCCCGACCTTCCTGAATGCGGGCAAAAAGCAGCGCGGTGAACTGGTTTCTTGCTTCTTGCTGCGCTTTGAAGACAACATGGAGTCCATCGGTCGTAACATCAACTCGGCGTTGCAGCTTTCTAAGCGTGGCGGCGGCGTAGCTTTTGCGCTCACCAACCTGCGCGAATCGGGCGCGCCCATCAAGAAGATTGAGAACCAGTCTTCAGGTGTTATTCCCGTGATGAAACTTCTTGAGGATTCCTTCTCCTACGCGAACCAGCTGGGCGCACGTCAGGGCGCAGGTGCTGTTTACCTGCACGCTCACCACCCCGATATTTACTCCTTCTTGGATACCAAGCGTGAGAACGCTGATGAGAAGATTCGCATTAAGACCCTCTCGCTTGGTGTTGTGATCCCCGATATCACTTTCGAACTGGCTAAGCGCAACGAAGATATGTACCTCTTCTCGCCCTACGATGTTGAGCGCGTCTACGGTGTGCCTTTCTCAGATATTAACGTTTCTGAGAAGTACTACGAGATGGTTGATGATGCGCGCATCCGCAAGCAGAAGATTAACGCTCGCGAGTTCTTCCAGACCCTGGCTGAGGTGCAGTTCGAATCGGGCTACCCCTACGTCATGTTCGAAGACACCGTCAATAACGCTAACCCCATCGACGGTAAGATCATTATGTCGAACCTCTGCTCAGAGATTCTGCAGGTTTCAGAGCCCTCAAAGTTCAACGATGACCTTTCATATGAGACCGTGGGTAAGGATATTTCCTGCAACCTGGGTTCACTGAACATTGCGCTGGCGATGGACGGGGGAGACCTTGCGAAGACCGTTGGCACCTCCATCCGTGCGCTGACCGCTGTGTCAGATCAGTCAGATATTCGCACTGTGCCCTCTATTGAGCGCGGCAACAAGATGTCTCACGCTGTGGGCTTGGGGCAGATGAACCTGCACGGTTATCTCGGTCGCGAGCACATTCGCTACGGTTCAGAAGAAGCGTTGGATTTCACCAACATGTACTTCTACACCGTGACCTACCATGCGATTCGTGCATCCATGGAAATCGCTAAGGAACGCGGGGAAACCTTCGTCAACTTTGAGAAGTCTGATTACGCATCAGGCAAGTACTTCGAAAAGTACATTGAAGGTAGCTGGGAATTCACCACCGAGCGTGCCCGTGAACTGTTCGCTGGCCACTTTGTACCCGGTGTTGAGGATTGGAAGCAGCTAGCTGCAGATGTAGCTCAGTACGGCATGTACAACCAGAACCTGCAGGCTGTTCCGCCGACCGGTTCAATCTCGTATATTAACGGCTCAACCTCATCGATTCACCCGATTGCCTCAAAGATTGAGATTCGTAAAGAGGGCAAGCTCGGGCGTGTTTACTACCCCGCACCCTACCTCACCAACGATAACCTTGAGTTCTACGAGGACGCCTACGAAATCGGTTACGAAAAGATTATCGACACCTACGCTGTGGCAACCCAGCACGTTGACCAGGGTCTGTCTTTGACTCTGTTCTTCCGTGACACTGCGACCACTCGCGATGTTAACCGCGCACAGATTTACGCGTGGCGTAAGGGCATCAAGACCATCTACTATTCACGTATTCGCCAGATGGCGCTTGAAGGTACAGAGGTCGAGGGTTGCGTCAGCTGCATGCTCTAA
- a CDS encoding MarR family winged helix-turn-helix transcriptional regulator: protein MKNFSQKDAANLHVAVFKLHRRLRAETATITQLSEHEENVLMALHYTPGLTNAELARHEHITPQSMNKITAAMLKHGVLESQKNVHDKRRKELLLTGQGRELAESVAQQRALWLAATVGQEFEPEEAQQLARVLPLLHRLSDKKQMQQHKFIPVAPPLETEI, encoded by the coding sequence ATGAAAAATTTTTCACAAAAGGACGCGGCAAACCTCCATGTGGCGGTGTTTAAATTACATCGACGGTTGCGGGCTGAAACAGCAACCATCACCCAGCTCAGTGAACACGAAGAAAACGTGCTGATGGCACTGCACTACACGCCGGGGCTAACCAACGCTGAGCTTGCGCGGCACGAGCACATTACTCCGCAGTCGATGAATAAAATTACAGCAGCTATGCTCAAACACGGAGTGCTGGAATCTCAGAAGAACGTTCATGATAAGCGCCGTAAAGAGCTTCTGCTCACGGGGCAGGGGAGGGAACTCGCTGAGTCGGTCGCCCAACAACGAGCGTTGTGGTTGGCTGCAACCGTGGGGCAGGAGTTCGAGCCGGAAGAAGCCCAGCAGCTCGCGCGCGTCCTGCCTTTGCTGCATCGTCTGAGTGATAAAAAGCAGATGCAACAGCACAAATTTATTCCGGTTGCGCCACCTCTTGAGACCGAAATTTAA
- the nrdF gene encoding class 1b ribonucleoside-diphosphate reductase subunit beta, whose protein sequence is MSEKVKLVDHVEAINWNRIEDEKDLEVWDRLTSNFWLPEKVPLSNDVQSWKTLTEEEKQLTMRVFTGLTLLDTIQGTVGAVSLLPDAVTAHEEAVYTNIAFMESVHAKSYSSIFSTLCSTKEIDEVFRWASENPHLQKKAQIVMKYYQGNDPLKKKVASTLLESFLFYSGFYLPMHWASRAKLTNTADLIRLIIRDEAVHGYYIGYKFQRGLEKESPERQQELKDYTFDLLYELYENEVQYTHSLYDSVGLSEDVKKFLHYNANKALMNLGYEAMFPATVTNVSPAILSALSPNADENHDFFSGSGSSYVIGKAVNTEDEDWDF, encoded by the coding sequence ATGAGCGAAAAGGTCAAGCTAGTTGACCACGTTGAAGCAATCAACTGGAACCGTATTGAGGATGAAAAAGATCTTGAAGTTTGGGACCGCTTGACTTCGAATTTCTGGCTACCCGAGAAGGTGCCGCTGTCTAACGACGTGCAGTCATGGAAGACTCTGACTGAAGAAGAGAAGCAGCTGACCATGCGCGTCTTCACCGGTCTGACTCTGCTTGACACGATTCAGGGTACCGTTGGTGCGGTTTCTTTGTTGCCGGATGCGGTCACCGCTCACGAAGAGGCTGTGTACACCAACATTGCGTTCATGGAGTCAGTTCACGCTAAGTCGTATTCTTCGATTTTCTCGACCCTGTGCTCGACTAAGGAAATCGATGAGGTTTTCCGCTGGGCTTCTGAGAACCCGCACCTTCAAAAGAAGGCGCAGATTGTGATGAAGTATTACCAGGGTAATGATCCGCTGAAAAAGAAGGTCGCATCAACCCTGCTGGAATCTTTCTTGTTCTACTCAGGTTTCTACCTGCCCATGCACTGGGCATCACGCGCTAAACTTACAAACACTGCCGATTTGATTCGTCTGATTATTCGCGATGAGGCTGTGCATGGTTACTACATTGGCTACAAATTCCAGCGTGGTCTTGAGAAGGAAAGCCCTGAGCGTCAGCAGGAGCTCAAGGACTACACCTTTGACCTGCTCTACGAACTGTATGAAAACGAAGTGCAGTACACTCACTCTCTCTACGATTCCGTGGGATTGAGCGAGGACGTCAAGAAATTCCTGCACTACAACGCTAATAAGGCTCTGATGAACCTAGGCTACGAGGCGATGTTCCCCGCAACAGTCACCAACGTTTCACCCGCGATCCTCTCGGCGCTCTCACCGAATGCGGACGAAAACCACGACTTCTTCTCAGGCTCCGGCTCATCCTATGTGATTGGCAAAGCAGTTAATACTGAGGACGAAGACTGGGACTTCTAA
- a CDS encoding GNAT family N-acetyltransferase encodes MTLPTPSAITSYQQVRRVLDAQLEADFCLPAGAIASAFERGKELLTAPRLDLEKMARHRRWWTRSHFEMRLGNYRGVTLLCATHPRVLQEVTQLLSGDAGNWVGDYSKLHRVNDFLSPYALQSSGTALFFTAGRALFDAPARQEPAGYTFTWLTAPLIETFRGDARFANALGFSKDRPDTQVLAAFHGGTPVAIAGASADSQLARQIGIDVLPQHRGKGLASYLVERLAREVLTAGFVPFYGTSPSHILSQKVALNAGFEPGWYEYVSTSLLEVHTDDPADGPEGRQA; translated from the coding sequence ATGACTTTACCCACCCCGTCCGCTATTACCTCTTATCAGCAGGTTCGCCGCGTCCTTGACGCGCAGCTTGAGGCTGATTTTTGTTTGCCCGCGGGCGCTATTGCCTCAGCATTTGAGAGGGGCAAGGAGTTGCTCACCGCGCCACGCCTCGACCTAGAGAAAATGGCTCGGCATCGTCGTTGGTGGACGCGCAGTCACTTCGAAATGCGCTTGGGCAACTACCGGGGCGTGACTTTGCTGTGCGCCACGCATCCGCGCGTCTTGCAAGAAGTCACCCAGCTGTTGAGCGGGGATGCCGGCAACTGGGTGGGGGACTACTCAAAGCTCCACCGCGTCAACGACTTTCTGAGCCCCTACGCCCTGCAAAGCTCGGGCACGGCGCTCTTTTTCACCGCAGGACGCGCACTTTTTGATGCACCCGCCCGGCAAGAACCAGCGGGGTACACTTTTACTTGGCTGACCGCGCCCCTGATTGAAACATTCCGAGGGGATGCGCGTTTCGCCAACGCGCTAGGTTTCAGCAAAGACCGTCCAGATACCCAAGTGCTCGCAGCTTTTCACGGGGGCACACCGGTTGCTATTGCCGGTGCCAGCGCTGACTCTCAGCTTGCACGGCAAATCGGTATTGATGTGCTCCCTCAACACCGCGGCAAAGGTCTTGCCTCATATCTCGTTGAACGTTTGGCGAGGGAGGTTCTTACCGCCGGTTTTGTGCCTTTCTACGGCACTTCGCCCTCACACATTCTTTCGCAAAAAGTAGCTCTCAACGCGGGTTTTGAGCCTGGCTGGTATGAATACGTGTCAACCAGCCTGTTGGAGGTTCACACCGATGACCCTGCTGACGGTCCGGAGGGTAGGCAGGCATGA
- a CDS encoding lipoate--protein ligase family protein produces the protein MSLDVLRDFIAPGEQVDAYARSFQLLREVGAGERGATVRLYQPQPVVAFGRRDELNPNFAQAADACRDHSFEPIVRKVGGHAAAYHQGCLVIDHFHPTRDAITGNNERFSIFGQMYADALASVDVPAAVGEIPGEYCPGEYSVYGIHFDGRKTKLVGTAQRVVAGAWWFSAGIVVEGAAQLRAVTTDVYSALGLELNPATVGAVTDINPLVAIEDIEDAVLEAFAGEGF, from the coding sequence ATGAGTCTTGATGTTCTCAGAGACTTTATCGCACCCGGTGAGCAGGTAGATGCCTACGCCCGCAGCTTTCAGCTTCTGCGCGAAGTGGGAGCGGGCGAACGCGGTGCGACGGTGCGTCTATATCAGCCGCAACCGGTGGTTGCTTTCGGGCGCCGCGATGAGCTGAATCCAAATTTTGCTCAAGCCGCTGATGCCTGTCGTGATCACAGTTTTGAGCCCATCGTTCGTAAAGTAGGCGGTCACGCCGCCGCCTATCATCAGGGGTGTTTAGTGATCGATCATTTTCACCCCACGCGCGATGCGATTACCGGCAATAATGAGCGGTTTAGTATTTTTGGTCAGATGTACGCGGACGCGCTGGCAAGTGTGGACGTGCCCGCGGCTGTGGGTGAGATTCCGGGGGAGTACTGCCCCGGTGAGTACTCGGTGTACGGTATTCACTTTGATGGGCGCAAGACTAAACTGGTGGGCACCGCGCAACGAGTGGTGGCGGGTGCTTGGTGGTTTAGTGCGGGCATCGTGGTAGAGGGCGCGGCGCAGCTGCGAGCTGTTACCACTGATGTTTATAGCGCTTTGGGTCTTGAGCTGAATCCCGCAACCGTGGGGGCTGTTACCGATATTAACCCGCTGGTTGCCATTGAGGATATTGAGGATGCGGTGCTTGAGGCTTTTGCCGGTGAGGGGTTTTAG
- a CDS encoding SOS response-associated peptidase, producing MCGRYALNFDHGVYLAGVPLEHEIRNFNVAPTHTVPVIVERLAPPELFADDSAQVGERVRLDDSAQETVREIHFARWGLLPSWAKDASFAARAFNARSETVLSKPTFRAAAVRGHCAIPVSGYFEWKTETTTAGKTQKTPYFIHRADREPIYFAGLYEWWKITDAEAQRPNSRFAGQAGQWLLSCSMITIPSPDELDATEAADNDTEALALMDLGNLHDRLPVPLSEKSLGVWLRSGKVLGLEGETALEGVTVQSSAVDALAQVLQDAYRQARNWRMHPVSMEVGNVANNAPHLIEPVEDLLSGL from the coding sequence ATGTGCGGTCGTTATGCTCTGAACTTTGACCACGGCGTTTATCTTGCGGGCGTGCCCTTAGAACACGAGATTCGCAATTTTAACGTTGCACCCACTCATACTGTGCCGGTTATTGTGGAGCGTTTGGCTCCTCCTGAGTTATTTGCTGACGACAGCGCTCAGGTGGGGGAGCGCGTCCGCCTGGACGATTCTGCACAAGAAACAGTGCGTGAAATTCACTTTGCCAGGTGGGGTTTACTACCAAGTTGGGCGAAGGACGCGAGTTTCGCGGCGAGGGCTTTCAACGCTCGCTCAGAGACAGTGCTGAGTAAACCGACTTTTCGTGCGGCGGCTGTGCGTGGGCACTGTGCTATTCCGGTCAGCGGGTACTTTGAGTGGAAAACTGAAACCACAACCGCCGGTAAAACCCAGAAAACGCCCTATTTTATTCACCGCGCAGACCGCGAGCCTATTTACTTCGCCGGTCTCTACGAGTGGTGGAAAATCACCGATGCTGAAGCGCAGAGACCAAATTCTCGTTTTGCTGGCCAGGCGGGGCAGTGGCTCTTGAGCTGTTCAATGATCACCATACCTAGCCCCGATGAGCTGGACGCCACCGAGGCAGCTGATAATGATACTGAGGCCCTTGCTCTTATGGATCTTGGAAATCTGCATGACAGGTTGCCAGTGCCCTTGAGTGAGAAGTCTTTGGGGGTATGGCTACGTTCCGGAAAGGTATTGGGGCTTGAGGGCGAGACTGCTTTGGAGGGGGTCACCGTTCAATCTTCGGCGGTGGACGCCTTGGCGCAGGTTCTTCAAGATGCCTACCGTCAGGCCCGGAACTGGCGTATGCATCCGGTCTCAATGGAAGTGGGCAATGTAGCCAACAACGCGCCCCATCTTATTGAGCCGGTCGAAGATTTATTGAGTGGGCTCTGA
- a CDS encoding GNAT family N-acetyltransferase — protein sequence MTGRITLVGDTQISPREQTIVTRPAQVEDAPSLARLYFASYESNDLWSQEQAQEKIEKIIAGEFGEFYAEASPVVVDDNGQIVAAALTLKNRNDMVGPDNTPTIYELFTASSRRREGLAEQLIAATSEVLNKSGHEEFFVHIDEGNAAALALYLTLDFRRWFPTEEDPF from the coding sequence ATGACCGGAAGGATCACCTTAGTAGGTGACACCCAAATCAGTCCTCGCGAGCAGACTATCGTCACGCGCCCGGCACAAGTAGAAGACGCGCCCAGCCTCGCGCGACTCTACTTCGCATCCTACGAATCAAACGACCTGTGGAGTCAAGAGCAGGCACAAGAAAAAATCGAAAAAATCATCGCCGGTGAATTCGGTGAATTCTATGCTGAAGCCTCCCCCGTTGTCGTCGATGACAACGGGCAGATCGTAGCAGCAGCGCTCACCCTCAAAAACCGCAACGACATGGTGGGTCCCGACAACACCCCCACCATCTACGAACTCTTCACCGCCTCATCACGCCGCCGCGAAGGCCTCGCGGAACAGCTCATTGCAGCCACCAGCGAAGTGCTGAACAAAAGCGGTCACGAAGAATTCTTCGTACACATCGACGAAGGCAACGCCGCAGCGCTCGCCCTCTACCTCACCCTAGATTTCAGACGCTGGTTCCCCACAGAAGAGGATCCTTTCTAA
- a CDS encoding fumarylacetoacetate hydrolase family protein, giving the protein MNWAQMTDEGSERAVFSTEGSSFVFEDSLKDLLLAGVAQGIVDAATACAAGGQQRKPLESSELTLPVRPGKTLCIGLNFSDHAQEVGQELPTHPTIFTKFDNALIGVNDDIELPAADLSTRSDWEVELAVVVGRRVRRVNEAQAREAIFGYTVANDISVRDWQGRTSEWFQGKNWDRSTPLGPVIVPAQQLDVEGGLAMRCTVDGVARQDGSTRSMVFSPAQVLAYISQFMTLEPGDIILTGTPAGVGVSLRPRAWLAPGQVVETEIEGIGKLVNRCIAGQ; this is encoded by the coding sequence ATGAACTGGGCGCAAATGACCGATGAAGGCAGCGAGCGCGCTGTTTTTTCTACCGAAGGTTCTAGCTTTGTGTTTGAAGATTCCCTAAAAGATTTGCTGCTAGCGGGTGTGGCTCAGGGTATTGTGGACGCGGCTACTGCCTGTGCCGCCGGAGGGCAGCAGCGCAAGCCTCTTGAATCTAGCGAGCTAACCTTGCCGGTGCGTCCTGGTAAAACTCTTTGCATCGGTTTGAACTTCAGTGATCACGCGCAAGAAGTCGGTCAAGAGTTGCCCACTCACCCCACCATTTTCACGAAGTTTGATAACGCGCTGATTGGCGTAAATGATGATATTGAGTTACCTGCTGCTGACCTCTCTACTCGCAGTGACTGGGAGGTAGAGCTTGCCGTGGTGGTGGGTCGGCGCGTCCGCCGAGTCAATGAAGCGCAGGCGCGAGAGGCTATCTTTGGTTACACCGTGGCAAACGATATTTCTGTGCGTGACTGGCAAGGGCGTACGAGCGAGTGGTTTCAGGGTAAGAACTGGGATCGTTCGACTCCGCTGGGTCCTGTTATCGTTCCGGCGCAGCAGCTAGATGTTGAGGGCGGTCTTGCGATGCGGTGTACCGTGGATGGGGTAGCGCGGCAGGACGGCAGCACCAGAAGTATGGTGTTCTCGCCCGCGCAAGTGCTTGCCTATATCAGTCAGTTTATGACCCTTGAACCCGGCGATATCATTCTCACGGGAACTCCTGCCGGCGTGGGGGTGTCATTGCGCCCGCGGGCTTGGTTGGCACCGGGGCAGGTTGTTGAAACCGAAATTGAGGGCATCGGCAAGCTCGTTAATCGTTGCATCGCCGGTCAGTAA
- a CDS encoding helix-turn-helix transcriptional regulator codes for MEQQGEKNDWETKYEASVAIFAALAHPIRISIAHCLVNKPHTVSELTEHLEVSQPLVSHHLKILREAHVITREVQGRTSLYELTDHHISHIVTDVHEHTKEMQ; via the coding sequence ATGGAACAACAGGGCGAAAAAAACGATTGGGAAACCAAATACGAAGCATCAGTGGCAATCTTTGCAGCACTGGCGCATCCAATTCGAATTTCAATCGCGCACTGCCTTGTCAATAAACCGCATACCGTCAGTGAGCTCACCGAACACCTAGAGGTCTCACAACCGCTCGTCTCACATCACCTGAAAATCCTCAGAGAAGCTCATGTGATTACCAGAGAAGTGCAGGGGCGAACCTCCCTCTACGAACTCACCGACCACCACATCAGCCACATTGTGACCGATGTACACGAACACACCAAGGAGATGCAATGA
- a CDS encoding DUF5808 domain-containing protein produces MKITIHNNSSLPVYQQLHHQVADAVARGELQPGQPLLSVRALAKQLAVNPATIVKAYNLLKEESIIESRPRGKTVVASKENSPAPKMMGSWEEKLQQVIALGLAEGLSPERIERSVQELADRRRIDITQLELPDTTEHYKWGFIYINKEDPSIFVPKAIGYGWSLNFGNKWAWAVLLALTAPGIIIVLAATVLT; encoded by the coding sequence ATGAAAATTACAATCCACAACAACTCGTCTCTGCCCGTTTACCAGCAACTCCACCATCAGGTGGCGGACGCGGTAGCCAGGGGAGAACTACAGCCGGGGCAACCGCTACTGTCGGTACGGGCACTGGCTAAACAGCTGGCGGTCAATCCGGCAACCATCGTGAAGGCATATAACCTCCTGAAAGAGGAAAGCATTATCGAAAGCCGCCCGCGGGGGAAAACAGTGGTTGCCTCCAAGGAAAACAGCCCTGCCCCCAAGATGATGGGAAGCTGGGAAGAAAAACTGCAGCAGGTAATTGCACTTGGACTAGCAGAGGGTCTAAGCCCCGAGCGCATTGAGCGTTCTGTGCAGGAGCTTGCAGACCGCAGAAGAATCGACATTACCCAGCTGGAGCTACCTGACACCACCGAGCACTACAAGTGGGGCTTTATCTACATCAACAAAGAAGACCCATCGATCTTCGTACCCAAAGCAATCGGTTACGGCTGGAGCCTAAACTTCGGCAACAAATGGGCGTGGGCAGTTCTGCTAGCTCTGACTGCGCCAGGAATCATTATTGTGCTAGCGGCAACAGTTCTCACCTAG
- the thrS gene encoding threonine--tRNA ligase, translating into MSIEITVAGESRSVEAGTTAAELFAEDREIVVARVNDVLVDLSHELTAGDTVVPVSINEPEGLNVLRHSAAHVMAQAVQEYRKDAKLGIGPYITDGFYFDFDVDEPFTPEDLKKIEKNMVKIIKSGQRFQRRVVTHDEAVAEMADEPYKLELLALTQGPGSGANAAEGASVEVGEGDITIYDNVNAKTGEIIWKDLCRGPHLPNTKLIANGYALMRAGGAYWRGSEKNPMLQRIYGTAWPTKDELVAYKERIAEAERRDHRRLGEELDLFSFPKTIGPGLPVFHPKGGIILREMENYVRTRHIEEGFQYVKTPHISKEDLFYTSGHLPYYADGMFPAMEDEGQAYRLKAMNCPMHNEIFRSRGRSYRELPLRLFEFGTVYRDEKSGVLQGLTRVRMITQDDSHSYVTKEQAPDEVRHLLKFMLSLLEDFGMTDFYLELSTRDTEGDKKDKFIGTDEQWEEATAVLEKVAAETGLELVADPGGAAFYGPKISVQAKDAIGRTWQMSTVQYDFNQPKRFGLEYQASDGSRQEPVMIHSAKFGSLERFFGVLTEHYAGAFPAWLAPVQVVGVPVAEAFNDYMGEVAAKLQGYGVRVEVDYGTDRFPKKIRTASKEKVPFILIAGGEDAENGAVSFRFRDGSQENGVPVDEAVKRIMEHIESRNNEEPKTSLIEISEKA; encoded by the coding sequence GTGTCTATTGAAATTACCGTTGCTGGCGAATCACGTTCGGTTGAAGCTGGCACCACCGCCGCTGAGCTTTTCGCTGAAGACCGCGAAATTGTTGTGGCGCGTGTGAACGACGTGCTAGTTGACCTTTCCCACGAACTGACAGCTGGCGACACCGTTGTTCCGGTAAGCATCAATGAGCCGGAGGGTCTCAACGTGCTGCGCCACTCCGCTGCGCACGTGATGGCGCAGGCTGTACAGGAATACCGCAAGGACGCCAAGCTCGGCATCGGTCCCTACATCACCGACGGTTTCTACTTCGACTTTGACGTTGACGAGCCCTTCACCCCCGAAGATCTGAAAAAGATCGAAAAGAACATGGTGAAGATTATTAAGAGCGGTCAGCGTTTTCAGCGCCGCGTTGTCACCCACGATGAGGCTGTCGCCGAAATGGCAGATGAACCCTACAAGCTTGAACTCTTGGCGCTCACCCAGGGCCCCGGTTCTGGCGCGAACGCTGCTGAGGGCGCGTCCGTTGAGGTAGGCGAAGGCGACATCACTATCTATGACAATGTGAACGCTAAGACCGGTGAGATTATTTGGAAGGATCTCTGCCGCGGCCCGCACCTGCCCAACACCAAACTGATTGCTAACGGCTACGCGTTGATGCGTGCCGGTGGCGCTTACTGGCGCGGTTCAGAGAAGAACCCCATGCTGCAGCGCATCTATGGTACCGCTTGGCCCACCAAGGACGAACTGGTTGCCTACAAGGAGCGCATTGCTGAGGCTGAGCGTCGTGACCACCGCCGTCTGGGCGAAGAGCTTGATCTGTTCTCTTTCCCCAAGACCATTGGCCCCGGTTTGCCGGTCTTCCACCCTAAGGGCGGTATCATTCTGCGCGAGATGGAAAACTACGTGCGCACCCGCCACATTGAAGAGGGCTTCCAGTACGTGAAGACCCCGCACATCTCCAAGGAAGATCTCTTCTACACCTCCGGTCACCTGCCCTACTACGCGGACGGCATGTTCCCCGCCATGGAGGACGAGGGCCAGGCATACCGCCTCAAGGCAATGAACTGCCCCATGCACAACGAAATCTTCCGTTCACGCGGCCGTTCCTACCGCGAGTTGCCCCTGCGTTTGTTTGAGTTCGGCACTGTTTATCGTGACGAGAAGTCCGGGGTGCTGCAGGGTCTGACCCGCGTTCGCATGATTACCCAGGACGATTCACATTCCTATGTTACCAAGGAGCAGGCACCGGACGAAGTCCGTCACCTGCTGAAGTTCATGCTGTCTCTGCTAGAGGACTTCGGCATGACCGACTTCTACCTGGAGCTTTCAACCCGCGACACCGAGGGCGATAAGAAGGACAAGTTCATCGGCACCGACGAGCAGTGGGAAGAAGCAACTGCTGTTCTTGAGAAGGTTGCGGCAGAGACCGGTCTTGAGCTGGTTGCTGACCCGGGTGGTGCTGCTTTCTACGGCCCCAAGATTTCTGTTCAGGCCAAGGACGCGATTGGCCGCACCTGGCAGATGTCTACCGTTCAGTACGACTTCAACCAGCCCAAGCGCTTCGGCTTGGAGTACCAGGCATCTGACGGATCCCGCCAGGAGCCGGTCATGATTCACTCGGCGAAGTTCGGTTCGCTGGAGCGTTTCTTTGGTGTGCTGACTGAGCACTATGCGGGTGCCTTCCCGGCGTGGTTGGCTCCGGTGCAGGTTGTGGGTGTTCCTGTGGCTGAGGCCTTTAACGATTACATGGGTGAGGTCGCGGCGAAGTTGCAGGGTTACGGTGTACGCGTTGAGGTGGACTACGGTACTGACCGCTTCCCGAAGAAGATCCGCACCGCGTCCAAGGAGAAGGTACCCTTCATCCTTATTGCCGGTGGCGAGGACGCAGAAAACGGTGCAGTCTCATTCCGCTTCCGCGACGGCTCACAGGAAAACGGCGTGCCCGTGGACGAAGCGGTGAAGAGGATTATGGAGCACATCGAGTCAAGGAATAATGAGGAGCCGAAGACTTCATTAATTGAAATTTCCGAGAAAGCGTAG